The sequence aaatggaCAACTTCTGTTTACATTTCTTGGCAATGTCTTGGAGTAGGCGACCCATTGCTATGTTTTCTGGCTAGCCATTCATTCAGGCTAACAagtcttctcctctgcaacCGCCATCGTCGTCAGGTTACAGGCGATTTCGTTTCACCATCTAGTTTCCTGATCTTCCCCGACCTTGTAAAATGTCTACTTattctttttaatatttcgTGTCTCAGATAAATGACAATGGAATGTAATTAAATGCGTATTTTCTTCTTATAAGTCCACATACTTCGAGTTCATGTCACTAGCAACTTGTTAACAACAACATAACCTGACGAAAAAAGAAAGTTTAGACACCCTCAGACGTAGTTTCCTGAattcattgacttcaaaataagAGTTTGAGATCCCTCTCTTTGGGCTCGCAACTCGCTAGGTTGATTTATAATTTGAAAATGTTATAATTCATAGCATATTACTGGAAACCAACCATGGTAAATGGAGGCTGATAAAATTATGGCAAGACAGTATCATCGGTCAATGcttgtattttgtatattgATGTTTCCCTCCACTCTATTGCTGCTGGCTTCACAGCTACCAATGCACTTCTGTTCTGGCGCGTATTTTATGGCACAAACTGGAACGCAGAGATGGAATCAAAATGCCTGGTTTAGCAAGGGAGGTGCAACTAATTGAAAGTAAAAGGAATTTAAATAAGCTTATGAAATAgttgcagaggaggagaagactgatTTAGAAAGACTAAATGCAACTGGCTTGAAAAGGAAACAGAGGTGCGTGTTTGGGATGCTCGGTGTGAAGCACAAAAGATGTCGTCTGTTCTAGTGGCAAAAAGGACAAGACAAGCTGGTACCTCTCATCGTCCACAATATTAGAACAGGGACCTCATAAGTTTTAAGTGATGAATGGCGGTGAGCCTATCGTCAGCTACTGCCTGCACTTGGGTAGGAGTATGTGAACCTGACACAGTCAAGCATTCGTCAATGCAGATAGGCTACAGGTTGGCACACAGCGCATCGAGAGGGCCTGGCGGAGTTAGCCTACAAGGAGAACATCTCAAGAGGGGATATCGGATAGCTGACTTGCTAAAGATCACCTTAATTGAGTGGAATGATCGCAATGGTCCACTCTGGGTCGCCTACTCCACGACATtgccaagaaatgtaaaaataaattgttcatttgatgtaggctaatgttttccaTTATCTAATTGTCCTGATCATTTAGTTTAGTCAACTttcaaaacagtttttttgtgaaacttcaaataaacattatGTTCATAGATGGTTTTCTCTCCAGTTATTGATTGACATTTTTAGATcatttacaaattgtttattaacatgtaaaagactaagatgcaactttataatagccatccATAAAAGGTTTGATGCCGTCATTTCATCCATTTGGCTAATGATATGGAAATTTTTAGATAGTTAACAAATGATTaactaacaaataaaagactaaggcccaactttatcatagccatctgaaaaacgaatattgtaattgtttatCTAACTAACTGTTAATCAATATaacatcatttatagttcaatagttaatcAATCTATGTAATAGGCATAGGCGTTGAGGATATGGCTATGtaaaggcctacaatcaacattataatcattaatAATAACTCAATATGGCATtataaataatacaatatttgcaataataatgtagtttattgataaaaaatatattgaaatcaagttatcactaaacagatatTTCTCCGTatgttatatataaataaattgtttcttttttcataagctgataataacttatttgtaagttatgtgtttagtAATCATTGATTATTATCTACAAATGACtaatttatgattattaagttattaaatgtttaattatagttgcaaaataaagcatcaattaaccatttataacggatggttattataaagtgctaccggCTATTTTTGCCAAATtctacacacaaataagaaAATCTTTCACCAAATcagcaaaacattgtagtttTATTGCAAAAGCTAATAAACCTCGCTTAACTCTTCACACTTTTGTGAAAATGGCATTTTCATATCTAACAGTTAACACAAGCCATCATATTAATAAGAACACAATGCACCAACACTGATGATATGGATAAAAATtcatctggcttttgctttctctatgcacaaggtaggctatgtcagtttgaggtcatacgtttgccatagttctgtaaacatgcAGGGATCCAAACTTTTGTGTTTATATACACacgtcaaaacaaacacaagtgtTTTTTGGGGGATGACGGTCATTCCAGCGCCAGACAGAGAAGAACTCTTCTATTGTCTTGGATCCAAGATTGCAGAATATGCGGGGAGGTTGAGTGCAGTGAAGAGTGGGTTCAATGTCCTGTAGTCCAACAAGGCAGCGCTGGAAATATCTTATCCATGATGATGTTGAGATTGAGTGCAGTGAAGAGTGGGTGATCTGTAAACCAGTTGCAGACCCCACATGGAAACTAATGGGGGATTTATAGTCGACTTTCCTGACCTGGCGCGCGACAATGTTACGTAAACCACATTCGGGCatttcatatagcctatccctcttatcttaaataagcccattcattctTAAAatgactgtagtcatgaagtttgaatagtcagtttgagaagtgggaagttaGCTTGTGCAGGCaagtggggcagccgtggcctactggttagggctttgggcttgtaactggagggttgccggtatgatccccgaccagtccacggctgaagtgcccttgagcaggtTTTGGAAGGTGGTGTCATTCTCAATTATGTGCTGCTGTTATCAGACCAGATAGACACGAATTTGCGGTGCGAAAATGCGAAAAATTTGTGTGCGAAATTTTCGCACTCAAAGTGTACACACCGAGTCCGATGCGATTATTTTAATATTTCGCATTCTATTTCGTGCTCACGTCACGCAGCGAATTTCAGTAAGCAGGGAGAACTCGTAAAATCATCAAGATTTGAAGCAGATTGATAGCCTTTGATAATTCATAGGACGTGCATTGTCTTGAGAGGTGCTGGGGAAAAGAACGTTTATACGGCCAATCGGCCATCGTTCCCATCTGTGTAGTGCTATTGTAATTGTGCAGTCGAACCACAACGATGGTTGGGCTCATcagtacacaccacacacacacacacacacacacacacacacacacacacacacacacacacacacacacagactcacacacacgcctgcaggtgtagcctacatctaGACTGTGCGTACCATGAGGCTACTCATCATCAACGAGAGAAAatgttccatgtgtgtgtgttcacaccaaattggcctaTGCCACCAGGCTTTTACAATGTTCTAGGCTATATTAAGTAAAGTTACTgtagtcaacacgttatcaaaccTAACTTAATTCAGCACGCGCACGTATTTTGTTTGAACAGCTATAGCATGTACATGCACGAAACACGCATgcggctacagtagcctacagtgggcTACGTCTCTGTTGTGAAACGGAGGGCACAACATCTCACAGCCTGTAGTAGGGAATAAAATCGCACTGCTGCTATGAGCTCTTGAGCAGCTTGCATGGCGATGAtcaacaaacagcaaacactaggcttgtagcctaatagccaaacagttattATCTTACCTTTATAAGGTCACAGAAAGTTTTTCCACAAAGTTCCACATTGGGCTAGCCTACTTCAGTTAACGCACCTGGCAACGGGAGGCTTACGACCCTAGACATTATGCTTTTGTCAGTGGCATACATGTTAAAGCCTATGTTAAATTATAATAGATTAGGCTATATTATATTATGATGAACAGCATCCAACTATGGGTTCAGATGCCTACACCATGGCCTATTCCAAAAACGTACATTTCCGTGAATTAATGTCATATTTTCTTCATGCAACTCTGTGCAGTGAGAAGCTCTCTGTTCACTGCTGTAGTAggttttatttcttatttttggTTGAGTGTGAAATTATGGGACGGCGGTGGGAAGTGGGGAAAGCTGCCTGTGAGGAGTTCGTAGGCTACTCTTGAACACCTTTGTAACGTATGGCCTAGTCATCGCGGGCAGTAAGATAACCCGTTTTGTCAGCCTTTTCTGCTCGTCGTCTTTAATGGAACCCTGCAAAATCATTATTTGATTGGTCAGGAGCTCTTTTTCGCATGCGAAATTTCGCATCAAACAAGACCGTTCCTAAAGTTTTTTTCGTCGCAACGAACTTCGTCCTCGGTGTGTTCATACTAATTAGAATGCATGTGTTTAATAGCCTGCGTAATTTCGCGCGAATATTTAGTCCGAAAAATCGGACTTGGTGTGTAGGCTACGGGCCTTTACGGTACAGATCCATATTTACGACAGAACACTTTGTTGTGGCGGAAgcctatgggtgacgtcaagcgacttCAATGCTCCCGCGAAGCATTCCGGAAAGGTTGACAAGTTAAAATGAACTGATTATGAGCTGCAAACTGACATttcaaacgaaacgcccactcacAACATACGAGGGGAAGTGTGCGACAACATGGTTGTGTCGAGTCCCGGAAATGTATCAACAGCTTAACGCTGGAAGttcaaggaagttcacgctTGGCAATTGAAAGTGGCCAGattctctgtacattatgaatgagtatggtaggaccaggctatacCTGAACACCCTTCAACAGAGTATTTCACTTATTGTAACATTTTAAATTGACATTCATTCATCGTTGAGCGCAGGGGTGGAACGACGAGTTACAATGGTCTTCAGACACAGCTGTGTCCACAACATCCACTTATTCACGCCTGCATCTGAGCACACCGAAACAGAAACATTTGTCTCCATAATTAATTGGTTGCACATTCTCAATTATTTCTATGTATGCTGTAGCTCTAATGTTCTTGTAAATATGCAGGACTATTTTTCACCATCAACATATAGCCTGAAGTCATTAACACAGCAGTGTTTGAACTACGGAACAACCACCAAACAGCGCTTTCTAGAGACAGGTGATTAGGTCGTTGTTTGAACAAAAGTTGCTTCGTACCATGGTGCTTTAGTAAATGTGCAGCTAACTTTTGTAGAAACGGATCCCTGGGCTGGACATTATCCCACTTACTGAGAGGAAGTACAGTGGGTAACTGAATAACCGTTTAAGTTGACAGTCCTGCTGGAATTGGATCCCTGCCTGcagttttgttttatgtgtttgtattttatggTTTGACAAGGAAGTTTGAACAGATTTTAACATGATGGCAGCAGTGGAGAAGTGGAGAATGAGACAAGGGCCATGCACAGCAAGGGTTTAGGAAATAGTGAGGTCTGGAGTTGGGGGTAACCACAAATTATATTTAGACATTACATACACAAGACTTGCTATTTacattttattattgttttgatttgtAACACCATCGTAACATCCATTCCATGTCAACAGGGTGGTTTTGcaatgaaaaaaatgtatttcaatgcCAGATTAAAGAGTGTATACTGTAGTCATTATTTAGCGGCAGAATTTAATATAAAATGTCGGTTTTATATACATACCATatacataatatcttgacaggTGTATACCAGCCTTATCTGAAGAGTTACCATTTCAATAAATCATAgtgttgtccaaaacaatataCATTTGAAATTGAGAAAGTTAACAGATTTTCCATCCTGTGTGCTGTTTCACTGGACGTTAGTGCTGGACTTTAGTCCAGTGGTGATCCGTACACCTCCACTTCACAGAGTGTCAGATACTCTACACGTCCAGGAATCACCACGGTAACATAGCGTCCCTCCATCCCATGACACTCAAAGGTCTCAGAGAACCCAGCAGGAATGGAGGAGATCACTGCACACCTGGGGAAAAAAACTATTTGAATACTAATACAGGGCCTTTGTCCACACTATACCATCCTGTGATCAACTGAGCAAGTATTTCAAATAGTCTGTCAAAGGTTACGTAGAGTAAcacgtgcactgcacacacacacacacacacacacacacacacacacatactcacacgttCAGAGAACAATAAGGACACCATTACATTCAGACACATTGGTCGCATTGTAGTATtggtgtacatactgtatatccagaAATTGAGAGACCATTTTTACCTGGGGTTGTTGATACCATTGTTCTCCAAAGAAGTTCCTATTCGTATTTCAGCCCCATTCAGTCTGCTGGGAACGCTATCCACCGTGTTGGTGATTACCACAGAGAAGACTTTATGATTTTGGAGCAAATCCACTCTCCACCAGGGGTTGAGATGAGCTTCTGTGTGAGTACAGGAACCATGAGCATAAATGCTGTCACGATTCCCATCGATGGCATTGTTTGCAAAGCCACTTTCAGCAAGGTCTGACTGTGTTGCTTTCCCTTTTAAAGCCACATTCTCACCTGCATAGAAACATAGAAAGAACACTAAATGAGCTTCTACCAAATATATCATGCCATGAATTGAGTGTTGGACAATGTTGAAGATCTGTATCTTCTCATCACCATGTATGACCACCTGTTCATATACAACCCCTGGCATAaattatggaatcaccagtcttggaggatgttaatccagttgtttaattttttagaaaaaagccagatcacagacatgacacaaaactaaattcatttcaaatggcaactttctggctttcggaaacattaaaggaaatcaagaaaaaaaattattaatcagtaacagttgcttgttttagaccaaccagaggggaaaaaaatatggaatcactcaattccaaggaaaaaattatggaatcatgaaaaacaaattgtcaaaagaacacttcaacgcaccactagtactttgttgcaccacctctggcttttgtaacagcttacagtctctgaggcatggacttaatgagtgataaacagtactcttcatcaatctggctccaactttctctgataccagttgccagatcagttttgcaggttggagccttgggatgcaccattttcttcaaattctactacagattttcaattttggattgagatccagactatttgcaggccatgacattgaccttatgtgtctttcttcaaggaattcaacagtttttgctctatggcaagatgcattatcatcttgaaaaatgatgtaatcatccccaaacatcccttcaattgattggataagaaaagtgtccaaaatgtcaatataaactttatacaataaataataatataagcattattgaagatgtaacgatcgccatctccccaatgcctttacctgacatgcagccccatatcatgacttgttttcttcaggcagttgtcttcatgaatctcattgaaatggcaccaaacaaaagttccagcatcatcaccttgcccattgcagaaacgcgattcaccactgaatatgactttcatctagttatctacattccaatgagatttatgaagacaactgcctgaagaaaacatgcacatttcctcagtcattgatgatatggggctgcatgtcaggtaaaggcattggggagacggcgatcgttacatcttcaataatgctcaatccaattgaaaatctgtagtagaatttgaagaaaatggtgcatcccaaggctccaacctgcaaaactgacctggcaactggaatcagagaaagttggagccagattgatgaagagtactgtttgtcactcattaagtccatgcctcagagactgtaagctgttacaaaagccagaggtggtgcaacaaagtattAGTgatgcgttgaagtgttcttttgtcaatttgtttttcatgattccatatttttttccttggaattgagtgattccatatttttttcccctctggttggtctaaaacaagcaactgttactgattaattatttttttttcttgatttcctttaatgtttcctaaagccagaaagttgccatttgaaatgaacttagttttgtgtcatgtctgtgatctggcttttttctaaaaaattaaacaactggattaacatcctccaagactggtgattccataattTATGCCAGGGGTTGTATACCAACACACTAACAGATCAAGACAAGACACAGCCATACTAACACAACTGTATCAAATCCTGACTCCAGGACACTTGACAGACCCCAAACTATTTCAAATAAGGATCATTTATCATCACTTGTATATcacttaaaaaacaaacaaaaaaaaacaaacaaaaaaaatgtgtgtgtgtattttgtcacATCCTTTATTTACAAGGACTAACCATTTGGAGCTGGATATCCATACACCTCAACCTCACAAAGTGTCAAAAGCTTGTTGGTTCCAGGCAGAAAAACATTAAGATAGCGTCCCTGTATCCCATTATTCCATGTGAATCTGAGAGATCTGCCTGCTGGGATGGAGGATATGACCCCAGCCCTGAAAGTTAAGAGTTATAGTGCTTTATGTACTGTACGTACTGGATGTATCATTCACCAtcattctatatactgtaatAGACACATTTAACTATTTCTATGAGTGATTGACAGATTAATTTATTAAGTGATTGTTTCATTCAGTGAACATTTGCTACATGTTGTATGTGCATACAGGACAAGGGTTTACAGCATTATacctaaaacaaacacacacaaaaataaagaatatatatatttctcacACATTCACCACCAAACAAAACCACCCAGAGTCATAGAGTGGTATCAGGTGAGGGAAGTTGAAAAGTAAACTCTCAACAGCTTTTCAACACTCCCTGTCACCTTTAATCATTTAAAGGTGCTCTGTGAGATCAGTTACTTCTGATGACGttccacataaacaaacaaaacactactttCCAATGCATGctactaaataaaaaaaaagtgattatTAGAAAGTATTAGAATCATTAGAATTGAGTAATTATTAGAAAATTAAAATGTTCTTATTGCCCCCAACCCATATGTGCATGCTCACTAACCCCCAACACTTCCCCTAAACATCTTGTTTAGCTGAAAtatggtttgttatgttttagTACACAGCCTGTGCCCTAGTGTTTCTTAGACATTttacagcccctgtgttgtctgCAGAGACTGGATGTTTTCACAATGTATTCAGGGGGCAGGCAGCAAGCTGATCAAAGAGAGATGGCTATGATTtgagataaaaaataaattgcTCTAAAAACCATGCAAGATCTCATAGTGGACCTTTTCATAATCTCAATAGCTTTTCAACACTTCCTGTCACCCTTAATCATTGAACAGTGCCATGTGGAAACTCACACTGGATTGTTGTTGCCATTGTCCAGCAGGGAGTTGCCAATATGAATCTCAGCTCCATTGAGTCTCTCAGAGTAGCCGTCTCCTCTGTTGGTGATGATGACGGAGGTGATGATGTATGGATTCAGAAGATCAACCCTCCACCAGGGATTTGTTTGTAAATCAGTGGCGGTGCAGGATCCATGATGAAAATGTGGGTCACGATTTCCATCTATGGCATTGTGGGGATTACTGTGCCCTGACCATTCGCTATCATTTAGGTCTGATTGTGTGGCCTTTCCATACAATGCCAAATTTTTAGCTGTAAAGagaaatattgttttacattcACATCACCTAAACAGCAAGATTGTATCATTCTATCAATCTTGGATTAAGGAAGCCAGCATGCCACAGTTTAAATCACTTTCATAAGCCCCCTGCAACACATGCAGTGTGGGCATAAAGCTAGCATAAAGCTAACCCACACATGAAATGGACCTGTACCCATAAAACTTGGCATGCTTGTAGCCCCACTAGGCTGACAGAAACAAACTGCAAACTAGATGAAAACGAACTGCAAACTAGATGAAAACAAACTAAACTGcaactaaatgaaaacaaactgcAAACTAGATGAAAACGAACTGCAACTAAATGAAAAGGGAAATGTTTCCAGGGAATCATCAGTGACGGAATTTCCACCCTGCTTGAGCTAACGTTACGTCTTTGGGCattttataggcctactgtaaatcgtCAGAATCATGTCTAATGAAGCCAAATAACATCACATCCATAGGCCTGTTCTAACATAGGACTGACTTAAGTcaattagcctaggcctacaatttAATATTTTTTCTCTGAATTTAAGAGATCTCCTTAGAGATGCTAGTATGTTTTCCATTTATTCCAATGGGgaaatagcctggctaacgccgaccacttctcaaatgagacgtggtctggcaaccagacgttcattttctcgtatttgaaaaaatgcccagatacgttcattgggcgccacggatgtctatcaaagacgatagctcacccaactcgttcgtatgcaacgctaagggctgccgtaaatcctttggcgtcgaatgtagacgcaagaaggcaacggaaacttctcggatgttctgtgattggttcgccaacatcaggcgaacatttgggcgttagtttccagactggcttagcagcgggattgaaatcctcgcgcaaggcagtatgggaaaacccaggctaatgGGGAAAGGCTTTCAACATAAAATTAGTATAACTAGAAATGTAATTCCaagaaattaccagtgcatgcaaatgccaaAAATGGGGTAAAACAGAGCATGAGGATTTACAAGTTGtgtcatttacagtatgttgttatgTATTGTTAAGTTGTGTATTTTTAGAGTTGCTTGCTATGGAGGTTGCTAAGTAGCAATTGAATTAGACACAGATATTGATGGATGTTTATAtattgtttaatggatgttgatagataAACAGTCTAAtttatgttgatagacagatagacagtttaactagatgtaccgcaaagcgatacacaatatgaccgccgctcagtcctgcaaattctctccgcaaatatcaatcacgcttgtgtttccatcgcctactccatccctactgcaacttttatgtatgtaaatgagtgtgtgcatgtgtgcgcttgcttttgtgtatgagtgcttctctgtctagtgtgagtgtgtgtctgcttgtgtgtgtgtgtttaatgtgtctctgagtatatgttcactgtgttctctgccgtcactgtcactccaatatcagataacacacacacacacactcacatgcgcgcgtgtgcacacacacacacacacacacacaaacacacatacacactcacacacacacactcgcacacacacacacacacacacacacacacacacacacaaacacacacacacaggcacacccagagagagagagagagaaagagagaacacacacagaatacacacagataacacagacacagagagagagagagagagagagagagagagagagagagagagagagagagagagagaaagaaagagaacacacacagaacatgcacatacacacatatacacacatgcaaacacacagatgggcacacagaaacgcacccacacactatagtacatcacacacacactcacttctcagctccggtggtctcacaaaatgtactcaaagatgtgtgtgtgcatgtgtgtgtgtgtgtgtgtgtgtgtgtgtgtaggtgtgtgtgtgtgtgtgtgtaagggtgtatgtgtgcatgcgtgtgggcgtgtttgtgcatgtgtttgtataatgttttatgtacatgtgtgtatgtagtggtgcgtgtgtgtgtaggtatgcgtgtgtgtgtgtgtatttatgtgtgtgtgtgtgtgtgtgtgtgttcctgcatgtttgttgcacccagagcaaccattctcttttaaaacatatttggaaactagttgattaaaggtttctaatggtgtcacttatatgtttctaggacaaaaactagcagagattgagatgtttggaacagtttttgaaatccccagggggggatttagactccagataataccaccatctactggccgatgggtatacagtcctgaatgtacacataaatccatttattttatagccccccatggatgaaattccacaaaacttggcatactcccagagggtgtcaggttaatcatacacatgaaatttggtgcagttcataacatctcatctgaagataggggcaattaaagcaatattacattgcattttcaatttttacgatggaggggcaaatcacaaatgactggttataagctaa comes from Sardina pilchardus chromosome 6, fSarPil1.1, whole genome shotgun sequence and encodes:
- the LOC134083433 gene encoding fucolectin-2-like; translation: TAKNLALYGKATQSDLNDSEWSGHSNPHNAIDGNRDPHFHHGSCTATDLQTNPWWRVDLLNPYIITSVIITNRGDGYSERLNGAEIHIGNSLLDNGNNNPVAGVISSIPAGRSLRFTWNNGIQGRYLNVFLPGTNKLLTLCEVEVYGYPAPNGENVALKGKATQSDLAESGFANNAIDGNRDSIYAHGSCTHTEAHLNPWWRVDLLQNHKVFSVVITNTVDSVPSRLNGAEIRIGTSLENNGINNPRCAVISSIPAGFSETFECHGMEGRYVTVVIPGRVEYLTLCEVEVYGSPLD